One part of the Arabidopsis thaliana chromosome 4, partial sequence genome encodes these proteins:
- a CDS encoding glycine-rich protein (glycine-rich protein; BEST Arabidopsis thaliana protein match is: glycine-rich protein (TAIR:AT1G55990.1); Has 1241 Blast hits to 739 proteins in 74 species: Archae - 0; Bacteria - 1083; Metazoa - 49; Fungi - 4; Plants - 54; Viruses - 14; Other Eukaryotes - 37 (source: NCBI BLink).), with product MIVQGLEVVAEGGGEKNGMDGRLVGREGMDGRLVGREGMDGILVGREGIVVGNEGKVGIGGIAVGMVGRFGCGKADGIGNGDIAVGIVGRVGKDGCGNVDGNGGSPIVGIGRFGI from the coding sequence ATGATAGTTCAAGGACTCGAAGTAGTTGCAGAAGGCGGGGGAGAGAAGAACGGAATGGATGGGAGACTAGTCGGCAGAGAGGGAATGGATGGGAGATTAGTTGGAAGAGAAGGAATGGATGGAATATTAGTCGGAAGAGAAGGAATTGTTGTTGGAAATGAAGGCAAAGTTGGCATTGGAGGCATTGCCGTGGGAATGGTGGGAAGATTTGGTTGTGGCAAAGCTGATGGCATTGGAAATGGAGACATTGCAGTGGGCATTGTGGGGAGAGTTGGTAAAGACGGTTGTGGCAACGTCGATGGCAATGGAGGTAGTCCCATTGTTGGAATAGGCAGATTTGGGATTTGA
- a CDS encoding uncharacterized protein (unknown protein; FUNCTIONS IN: molecular_function unknown; INVOLVED IN: biological_process unknown; LOCATED IN: endomembrane system; EXPRESSED IN: 6 plant structures; EXPRESSED DURING: 4 anthesis, C globular stage, petal differentiation and expansion stage; BEST Arabidopsis thaliana protein match is: unknown protein (TAIR:AT4G33590.1); Has 131 Blast hits to 131 proteins in 40 species: Archae - 0; Bacteria - 9; Metazoa - 12; Fungi - 24; Plants - 58; Viruses - 0; Other Eukaryotes - 28 (source: NCBI BLink).), with translation MTKRSVSRNLVTCLASPKFSLNVLCLVVTVFVLLQIWSFHITQQPILLPPSLFTYLKEQQQEPEQIKSENETAYLVEKLRESVTFLPLKDLRFSNKPLEGHTWFMSSLYDNQTKGEVQYQEFPSESSKGRLLCLKGVDEHDGSWNYYALAWPQALPVNASLQEGLTFVSYNHYDYGNMWHGLSAMVPFVAWSLRHQCENPQRWVLYHWGELRFKMGNWLNEIITATYGQNTEFLRFRDKNRPVCFEKAVVMRHNEGGMSRERRMEVFDLIRCKARHYCNISLSETSKSRIGMTLLMRTGPRSFKNESAVIDIFKRECKNVEGCELKVSYSNNLTFCEQVELMRMTDVLVSPHGAQLTNLVLMDRNSSVMEFLPKGWRKLAGVGQLVYQWGTRWSGMRHEGSWHDPDGEICQFPDTDRRCMSSVYKNGRIGYNETYFGEWAKSVLGKFKERKMANVVGRKHSYGSLDGCWC, from the coding sequence ATGACTAAACGCAGCGTTTCAAGGAATCTAGTTACTTGCTTAGCCTCCCCTAAGTTCTCCTTGAACGTCTTGTGTCTTGTCGTCacagtttttgttcttcttcaaatctgGTCATTTCACATTACCCAACAACCCATTTTACTTCCTCCTTCACTATTCACATATCtaaaagaacaacaacaagaacctGAACAAATAAAATCTGAGAACGAGACGGCTTACTTGGTGGAGAAACTACGTGAGTCGGTAACATTCCTTCCCCTGAAAGACCTTCGTTTTTCAAACAAACCACTTGAAGGTCATACTTGGTTTATGAGCTCTCTCTAcgataaccaaacaaaaggtGAGGTTCAATATCAAGAATTTCCTTCGGAATCTTCGAAAGGAAGGCTTTTGTGCTTGAAAGGGGTTGATGAGCATGATGGATCATGGAACTACTATGCACTGGCTTGGCCTCAAGCTCTTCCTGTCAATGCCAGTCTCCAGGAGGGATTGACATTTGTCTCGTATAATCATTACGATTACGGTAATATGTGGCATGGACTGTCCGCCATGGTCCCATTTGTTGCTTGGAGCTTAAGACACCAGTGCGAAAATCCTCAAAGATGGGTTTTATACCATTGGGGAGAACTCAGGTTCAAGATGGGGAATTGGTTGAACGAGATAATCACAGCGACTTACGGTCAGAACACAGAATTTTTACGGTTTCGTGATAAGAACAGGCCGGTTTGCTTTGAGAAGGCGGTTGTTATGAGACATAATGAAGGTGGAATGTCAAGGGAGAGAAGAATGGAAGTCTTTGATCTCATTAGATGCAAAGCCAGACACTATTGTAACATAAGCTTGTCCGAGACATCAAAATCACGAATAGGTATGACATTGCTAATGAGAACCGGACCAAGATCATTCAAGAATGAGTCAGCCGTGATCGATATCTTTAAGAGAGAGTGTAAAAATGTAGAAGGGTGTGAATTGAAAGtttcttattcaaataatCTAACATTCTGTGAGCAAGTGGAGCTGATGAGAATGACCGATGTGTTAGTATCACCACACGGTGCACAACTTACTAATTTGGTTCTAATGGACAGAAATAGTAGCGTGATGGAATTTCTCCCTAAAGGATGGCGTAAGCTTGCAGGAGTTGGTCAGCTTGTGTACCAATGGGGAACTAGGTGGTCAGGAATGAGACATGAAGGCTCGTGGCATGACCCGGATGGGGAAATATGTCAGTTTCCCGATACTGATAGGCGATGTATGTCGTCCGTCTATAAGAACGGTAGGATCGGATACAATGAGACTTATTTTGGCGAGTGGGCAAAAAGTGTTTTGGGTaagtttaaagaaagaaagatggcAAATGTTGTAGGACGCAAACACAGTTATGGTTCGCTAGATGGATGTTGGTGTTGA